GCTGAATCAGTTTCTGCAACGGTTTGCGCTAATAAATCAGAAGGCCAGCTGTACCCAGACTTACGTGAGCACTGTCCAGGGGCGCGTGGCCGGTTTCTATTCCCTTGCAGTTGGGAGCGTGTCACCTGCGGATGCTCCGGGCCGGGTTGCCAAAGGGCTGGCCCGACACCCCGTGCCGGGCATGATTCTGGCCAGGCTGGCGGTGGATGTGGAGTATCAGCGCAAAGGCCTGGGACGGGCGCTTCTCAAAAATGCATTGCTGCGAAC
This sequence is a window from Desulfomicrobium apsheronum. Protein-coding genes within it:
- a CDS encoding GNAT family N-acetyltransferase; this encodes MFEPVRKLQSSDDLDGFDCGQPALNQFLQRFALINQKASCTQTYVSTVQGRVAGFYSLAVGSVSPADAPGRVAKGLARHPVPGMILARLAVDVEYQRKGLGRALLKNALLRTLQAADIAGIRAVLVHAKDEQAREWYAAWDFEPSMTDPYHLFLLLKDLKSALDR